The Biomphalaria glabrata chromosome 6, xgBioGlab47.1, whole genome shotgun sequence genomic interval TCAGCTAATATCATGCTAAGGCGTCTCTGGCGCACATGTTCGCCCGTGTCTAGCACTAGAACGGGTATTCCCGTTTTGGAAAACTCCCACTCGTCTTTGCCGATATCTGACGGCTCTGGAGGACTAGGCGTCTGAGTGTtcgtagtatttttagattttttgtctttAGAGTTTTCTAGTGTCTTCTGGACGATCGTTGCCCTGTCTGTTAGTTTAGGCACCGAAACATAAAGGTTAGCCAGAGAGCGACATACTTTCACTTCAGTTTTGTGGCTGCGGTAAAAAAGCTCTACCTGGTTGATGTCGTCCTCGGTAATGCCTGCCACCAGTGGAAGGACGAACCCAATAGGGCCAGAGCTTGGGGCCGTGGACGGGACGTCGGACAGCTCAGACGATGTGTCCGAAAACGCAGAGCTACCGTTGGATCGCACGGCATCGGCCTCGATGTTGGCAATGCTCAATGGGATGGTGCTGGAAGAGAACTGGAAGTGGTCAGGCGATGCGTATTTGGTCTGAAAGCGCTGCACAGCCTGATCGTCAGAACCGTTAGGCTGCTTCTGCTGCAGAAGGAGATCCTCGGTGGATGAATGCTGGGTCCCGTCTCGAAAGGATGGACTGACTCGAACGTCAGTTGCACTTTGCAAAACAGGACCGGAGATGTCTATTCTTTTCAGTTTTGTCTCAGACATTTTCAAAATTCCTGAATCTCAAGGCGCCTGTTGATCCCAGTGATCgtccattgtttaaaaaaaagagcagaAGAAACGAATCAGAGGTCTTAGATCAAATACTTAGCTTGGCATGTGCTTAGAAAAGTATTTCATTGAATGCATATATGGCgtcaatctgaaaaaaaaagataattgatGTCATATTAGGGAAAGTATGCAAACTttgataacttaaaaaaaagattaaattttaCTATGTTTGTCAAGCAAGCAGCACTACTCATAAAAGTAATAGAAAGcattaaaaagatttaaatggtATACAATGGATTAGTAAAATGAGGTCAGTCAACATTATGACGTATACATCAATCATACTTCTAGCGGTGACGTATACAATAGGCAGGCTAGAATGTCAACACGGACGCGCCCACTCATCCCTAACAAGCTCCGACACGACACCGAGGGCCGAGAGAGTGCAAAAGTTACTCAGCCAGCACGTAACCAGACACACTTTTAAGTGGTATGCCCGGCTCCTAGAACAACACAATCTTGACTTAATGAACTCAAAGGATCTGCCCGTACAGTTTCACGTGCTGAACTCTAGTGCAGGCTGTCAGAAGAGAGCTGCTTCTGAGATCCTGCTGTTAGACAAAAGTCAGCGGACAAGACAGGAAgcgatggggggaggggggggggggttactgtAAGTTCAGGTCAGAGACAACACTTGAAGGGGAGATAATGtgaggagattttttttttatctccaatCATTGGCCAAATTTtgtagatatattttatttcggTATTTATCAATTAACTACATATAAAATGGAAACATTTCCTGTAATAGATAAAACATTATGTGTTTACAACTAAAGGCCTAGAAAGACTTgaaacatttaacaatttaccatcacaaaagatcTCCTAGGTTTCCCTAGTAATTATATCTTTAAATACAAGTATGAATCCTGTATACATATTTCACATGTGCAAGGGAAACGAATGTAAACGTATATTGAAGTAGCTATAGTTGTAACATTTTGGTATATAttatgcacaaattgtaagacaaatttcctgcATAATAAAgatcattattgttattattattttagaaataaactaatattcattctcgggcactgccagggtcgagcttcgttaaagagaaacaaatattcattgaaGTCCCTTTAACAGCGTCCAACTGTCCATTGCGGAATTTTCAAATGATGTGGTCAATCTACAGCAATACCACCTTCAAATGATGTGGTCAATCTGCAGCAATACCACCCTCCGACAGGCAATGAGAATCTTTTTAAGGATGTTAGGGCCTTGATATAGCAACAGGg includes:
- the LOC106071652 gene encoding uncharacterized protein LOC106071652, which translates into the protein MSETKLKRIDISGPVLQSATDVRVSPSFRDGTQHSSTEDLLLQQKQPNGSDDQAVQRFQTKYASPDHFQFSSSTIPLSIANIEADAVRSNGSSAFSDTSSELSDVPSTAPSSGPIGFVLPLVAGITEDDINQVELFYRSHKTEVKVCRSLANLYVSVPKLTDRATIVQKTLENSKDKKSKNTTNTQTPSPPEPSDIGKDEWEFSKTGIPVLVLDTGEHVRQRRLSMILAEKGTGFTLWQDQINHLTRYSTPHSNFHTVSLSTDSTRLIGFSFDEGKAATEFAEAVRTFTANPDDDLLNLSNKKRKSKKEKKSKQKYKPPKKVDISQPCCFVHVTKLERPNLLGGFFPPPPSGAELAELGITRAMSESSGISEGSTTPSVD